gatggtggcgcatgcctttaatcccagcacttgggaggcagaggcaggcggatttctgagttcgaggccagcctggtctacagagtgagttccaggacagccagggctacacagagaaaccctgtctcgaaaaaccaaaaaaaaaaaaaaaaaaaaaagaacagacccAGGGAACCTAGCTTCGGTGTACATTTAAGTCTGCCCTGCTTCTCACTGTGTAGCGAAGTTAACAGCTTTTTGattatttaaacagaaaaaatgaaatgtgTAGCCGTAGGGTCCAGGTGTTACTCTTCTTCAAGAGAGGAGGTAGTAGCCATGGCAACCTCTCCTCAGGTTTGGGGGCCTAACTGTGGCCCCACCAACCTACCCATCTACCAGTTACTGCCCACTAGTGTCCCCACCTTCTTaagttcctttcctttcttactcTGTGATCCAAACATCCTGTTCTCCTCCGAGGCCCCAGCTCTGAGGCCTGGGTGTGTAGGCAGGCTGAAAATTGCCAATTAATTGGTTGGTCTACTATGTGGGAGAAAAGGCTGCCCACATCTTGGGGGAACCAGTTTTAACTGGAAGAAGCTATAGGAAAGTTGTCAGATGTCCCCTGGTGTCCTCACATAGAAGTGCCATACTGGGGAACTACAGTCACCTTCACTGTGTGACAGAACCAGGAGTGAATGCTACCATGTATACAGGCTGACTGCTAGGGACAGTCGGGGAATGCCGCTGCAGAGAACCAAAGCAAACCACGGAGTGGATTTTAGGCGGATGGGGCTGAAATGTGTCTCCATCTAAGAGGATGGCACATGCCAATGTCCTGTGGCAGAGCctagagaagaggaggaggggctcTGGGCCAGGCTCTGCTAGACTAAGCTGAAGCTGAAAACcaatgctttgtttttgttttgttttcttaaatatagacttgtgtctttcttttttctttctttttttaacagtACCCTGAGCTCACAGGACGGCCAAATTAGAAGCCTCTTTCAGAGATGTAACTGGAAGGTGCTTGTGTGGGGTGCAaagtggcagtgtgtgtgtgtggtgtgttttgcCCTCCCACGTGGCCTCAGGAGACCAAGATGTATTGGCTGGAATGGGGCCTGCTACCTTCACCCCAAGAATGCTCAGCCGTCCAGGCAGGACTGAGCCGAAAGCAGACTGCCCCTGGCTCTGCCACCCTGGACTTCTGTGCCAGAGGATAAACATTGGGTGGCCCCCAACCCCCATAATTCCATCACACAGCCGTGGTGTGTGGGGCAGACATGGCAGGAAGCCAGGTCCTGCTGGCCGAGAACAGGTCTACGTCAGAAACAGGCTCCCGCCACTTCACAAGCAGTTTGGGCACTGGCCCCACCCCCAGGCACCCCTCCTCATCTAGTTTATGGCCCATGGGGCGACTTCAGGTGGCTTTTGGGATCTGGCCTGGGGCAGCTCTCTGGGTATTTGCTTAGACCACAGTCCCCAGCGTGTGTGGAGGCGGGGCTCATTGTTGAATGACAGGGGGTGACAAGAAGCAGAGTGGGttagtctctgcctccccaggttCTCCTGGTGGATTCATAAGAAAGCCTGACTTCAGTACAGGAAGAGTGTGCTCCTGATGACACCCTGGACTATCAGGAGGGGCTGCTTCCTCCCTTCAGGTGGGTGCAGAGCTGGGCCCTGGTCTGAGCAGAGAGGCAAGGGCGTGGTGGATATGATTTCTTTGGGggctttctgttgtgttttataaacaagaaaaaggaGCCAAGGATATTTTGGTAGAACGCActatggggaggtgggaggggtcCCTCTGCGGGCCCAGGCTAAGGCaacccttccccctgaggtaccagccacatgatggtatagtatagaatagagtttacttagggcatggggaggggagttgagaagggagagagggaagaaggccggccaggaacatgtggagaagggggtggggggagagggaaggggcagGGAGTCAGAGAGCAAGGACGGGCCAAACAGCCTcttttatagtaagccaggcatacctggctgttgtcaggtaactTTCTATGAGGGCTGGTGCCTGgatgaaggatggatggatggacagtgGATAGAAGGACAGATAGATGGAGTGGCTGGTGGCTAGGCAGAGAAGACAAGACTCAGTAGACCCATGGCCAGGGCGAGCTGTCCAGATGGACTCCTGTGGAAGGGAGCCAGTAtgtggggtgggtggaggagtCTATTTGCAGAGGGAGTCAGGGAGGCAAGTAGATCTGCCAGGGCCTCCTTCCAGCCGGGCCTGTTTAACCCCAGTGGTGGCTTGGTCTCCAGTGTCTCCAGTGGATTGCCAGCTAGCTGGTCTCCACAGCCTGAGCCCCATGGTTAGCGCGCCTGCTGGGAAGAGCCTCACCTGGAGCTTCAGTGTGAAAAGGGGACACCTGTCCCTTACAGGTGTCTAGGGACCCCACAAGCAGCTACCTTCTGGGGAAAGCACCACAGATGGGACCGATTGGGATGGCTGCCTCTAAAGTGCCACAAACAGGGTGGCTTAGAACAGAGGCCACTCTCTCACGGGTCTGAAGGCCATACAACCAGAATCAAGGCCCGAGTAGGGATTCCCTCTGTGACTGGCGAAGACCATTTCTGGTTTGTAGTGGTAATCCATATGTCCAGTGGCAAATCTGTGCTTTCTTGTGGCATGGTGTGGCTTTTGGTGGGAGCCCTTGGCCGTGGCTTTGGGGTACTTTGTGGCATGCTGGGATACAGTAGCAATATCTACCCCATCTTCATCTGACTCTGATCTTATGtccctgttttggttttgttgtttttgttttgtttttcaagacagggtttctctgtatagcccaggctgtcctggcactcactctgtagatcaggctggcctcgaactcagaaatctgcctgcctctgcctcccaagtgctggagttaaaagcatgcgccaccactgcctggcttatgtTCCTGTTTCTAAGGACACTAGTCAAACAGTTAGTGGCGACCTCACACCTATAGAGACCCCATGGCTGTTCCAGCCACAGCATGGGGTCTGGGACTCAGCTATCCTAATGGGGAAAGTCAGTATCACCGGTCTTTCTGGCTTGCTGTGGGGACCCATTGCGGTGGCTTCTCCTTCCAATTGTGCCGCTCTGTGGCCGTTTCCCAGGTTCCTGGCCATTGCCATTAACAGCCCCTGCCTCCTGCAGGGGGGACAGGGATTTGGGCAGTTATGGGCCCTCCTTGCTTCATTTCCTCCTGGGCCAAGGTAGACTTACCCCAAACCTGTCACAAACATATTTGACATGCAGCTAAAGACAGTCAGggtttaatttcagcacttaggagggtgtgagacaggaggacagctgggagttccaggccagcctggtctactaaataaaaaaactttatttacaacaAAGCAGAAGCTGCCAAGGGTGTCTCTGACCCCTTGCAAAGTCTCCATGTAGCATTGTGCATGGGCATGCAGATGGAGATGGCAGAGGTCCCTCCAGCAGCAGCCAGATAGGTGCTTATTGGTCTAACGATTTCCATGGGCTATGGCGCTGTTTTGGCCCCATGGCTGTACCCGCTTTGTGTCTTGGTTCAGCTAGGCCAGACCACCAGCAGGTGGGGCCCTCTCTGTATGGCACCTCTTTCTCTGCCATAGTGTTATCGCTCCCTGTGGCTTTGGGTTTTCCCAGGGTGCCATGTCACCCCATCTCCAGCCAGCCAGTGGTGTTTACCGTCACTGGGCTGGGCAGTCAGTGGTTCATTATGTTCAGAACCTCAGCCCTTTGTCCTGTTGCTCTGGTCCCCACCTCACCCCTATCTGACCAGGAGTTAGTCAGTTGCCCTGGCCTGCCCATGGCTCTCTGCATTCAGGAAAGGGCAAGGCTGGGGTCAGGGCCAGCTGGGGAGGGTCCATTAGGATTGGTATTAGGATTGGTAGGTGCTCTCAGacctttctttccctctatcCTGATGTCCCGGAGCTGCAAGGGGGCAATGAAATCCCTGGGAACTGGCCATCCCTCAGCCCCAGTGTGGGTCCCATTGCAGTTGGCACACTTCAGGTCACAGATGCACACTGACGCCCTGCCAGCTGCAGCTGGAGGTCTCAGTTCACCTTACGTGTATTTGTGTACCATATACatgtgcagtacccacagagaccagaagggagcATCAGTCCCCCTGGAACTTGgggtttgtgagccaccacatggatgctgggaactgaacctgggtcctctgcaaaagcagtaagtgttcttaaccatggaACCATCCTGCGGCCCCTTGGAGAATCTCTTTAGATTAAAATAGGGCTCCTGAAGCCTGGGTGGCCACCCGGCTGGGATTTTCTGTGCCCTAGAGAGGCCCAATGAGGCAGATGCTATGGTGTGAAGACTCAAGTGTAGACAGAGCCTGGAACTATGTGCCCACCCTGCATGTCACCTGAGTGATAGAGCCTACCCCCATAGTCACTCTGGAACTGTACCCTAACCTCTAGGTGAGTGTGTTGTTTCTTACCTAATTCGGTTGAGCTTTTCCTGTGGGATCTGTAGGACAGCAGGCTCTACAGGCTGGAGGGCAAGACGTTCTCAAAATAACCCTTAGCCAGAGTTTTGACTGCAGAAATCTTCTACAGGGAGTAGCTAGTGGCTGCCACCCAGTGCCCTTGGTATCTAGCCCTGGAATCCTACAGGACATGTCCAGCCACCCTGCCCAAGGCTTTAACCCTATCTCTCAGTGCCTGTAGCCTCCCCATGGGCGGCTGAACTGTTTTTCCAGTGGTGCCCTTGGGAGAGCTGGCTCCCTTCACTTGAATTGGGCTTTGTCTAACTGACTGGCAGAGTCCTACACAACATCCGGCTGGAACAGGGCTGCTGCAGGTTGGTCAAGGCCCAAGAAGCAACCTCAAGAGTGTTGGTTTCTCTTTTTTACCTCTCGGTCTGTCTTgaggttctcatgtagcccaggatggccttgaattctgattctcctgattgcACCTTCTGCCTGCTGGGACTGCAACCCTCCCCCAACCACCTTCCCACCACCCCTCGTTTATGGGGTTCTGGAAGTAGAGGCCTTACACATGGTAGACAAGCATTCTAATACCCGGGCTAAGACATTAAACCCATGAGCCATTTTATTTCATTCCAAGATGAACCAAAGAGGGGCAGCAGGCGTAGGGATATGCATCCAAATGCCTACATCTAAAGCCTTAGTCTGTGTTCACACCCTTTCTCCTCCAAGGCCACAGGGTACATGGTGCTGTGCCCAGGGCACAGTCGCTAACCAGCAGACCTACCTCGTGTATTTGGGGAGAACACCAAGCCGCAAACAACCTTTCTGGTATTATTTTCATGCGCACCTCATTTGGGAGTTTGGTGGCATGGATAAGTGCCGATGTGTCTTGATCCTGAGGCTGCATGGGGTCCCATGGGAGACAGGGGCCACCTGACCCAGGCACTATACATTAATCCCACCTAGGGTGCTGGTTTGTGAAGACAGTCATGCCCCGCCCCCATGGGGTCATGCACAGGCATATGGGTATGCCTGTCTGTCCCCGCCCCGTTCTCAATACTGTGGGTAGTATACAAATAGAGATCCCCTCCCCTCTGCCATTTCTTCTCCTAGGCCACTTCCCTCTTCCAAAATCCCCCAGCCCTGGAGATGAGGTCGAGGCTGCTGCCTGTGTTCTTTGGGGAGAGCATCGAGGTGGACCCAGAACCTGCACATGAAATCCGGTAAGTAGGCCAAGAGTGAGGTGGGTGGGATGCTCTCCTAGCCCGGGGAGCATCTGGCGGACCTGGGTGCAGGGTGTGGGACAGGGCCCACCTAGCTAGAGGGAGGCGTGGTCAAGTCTGGCTGTGCGCAGACAGCCAGCTTGGACCTCAACAACTCTTACCCGCTGGTGCTGCGTCCTCTGCTTGGCATCAAAACCAGAAACCATGGAAGTGGCATTGTTGTCACTGATTGGTCCCTGTGAAGGGGGAACCACCCACCAGGAGGGACTGTGGGGACTTTTATAGGTTTTCTTGTGGCAAAGTTGGGGGCACTCACTCTGTTCTCCCACATGACCTTTGACATCGTTGGCCCCTGAATACTGAAATATGCTCCAACACCATACATCCTCTATGGTCACAATCCGTTGCCACAAAGCCACCACCCAAATAGAACCTATCATCCCAGTCGTATCCTTACTTGTCTTTTCTCCCCAATTTAGGGTCCAGATGTCCATGGTGCTTAGTTAGCATTCTTTAGTCTCCCAGCTGGGATTTTGACCCTTCACCTTTGACCCTTCACGGTCAAGAAGGGGGTTCTGTGTTAGCAACCGAGGGTGGTGGGCAactcaccccacccccccttcATTACTGTCCTCCCCAGCTGCAACTCTGAGGTCACCTATGCCTCAGAGAGATACTTCCGCGACAAGATCTTCTACGTTCCGGTGCCCACGGTCACCGCCTACAGCGAGACCATAGTGGCAGCGCCCAACTGCACGTGGCGGAGCTACCGCAGCCAGCTGACCCTGGAGCCCCGCCCACGGGCCCTGCGCTTCGGAAGCACCGCCATCATCTTCCCCAAACTGGCCCGCAGCTCCTTCCGCACCACGCTGCACTGTAGCCTCGGCCAGCCACGGCACTGGTACTCCTCCAGCCTGCAGCTGCGGCGGTGTGGGGACCCCGCACCCAGTTCTGGTGGCCCCGATGTACTCTGAAGAGCCCAGGATCAGAGCTGGAGCTGAGTGTGGGAGAGGTCCAGGAAAGATGGCCAGGCTACCACCACAGGCTAGGCTGGCTGTGCCCAAGCCCTAGCCTAGCGAATCCCGTGAATGCATCTTTCATTAGCCTTTACGGGCTCTACGGCCTTAAGGGCAGGGCCAAGCATGTCCTGGTGTGCCCTTGAGGCAAAGACAGCCCTGTGTACCACAGGACACAGGGCACTCAGCCATGGTCTGGCTCGCAATCTTAATTCTTGGAGAGGCTCATTTCCAAAACAGGCCATTAAAGAAAATGCGCATCCCAGCCGAGAGCCACAGGTGTGGCAGGCAGAGCTAGCTACCCTGAACTGAGATGGgaaaggctgggggtggggggtaccaAGAACACATTGTCTGCTGTGCAGGGCACAGCCCTCCAGGGAGGCTCACGtgccccacccaccaccccccccccccaagacgcATTCCCGACTAGCTTAGAACTCTTGAGTCTCAAAGCTCTCTGGCAGGTGCCCAGGGAGGCTTCAAAGCAAAAGACGGGACACTGCCAGTAACTGCCTATGGCCGACTCTGGACTTGAGCCTACGGCAGGGCTACGAATCGCACAAGAAACCGTGTCTGATCTTCTTGGCCTCCCGTTCCTGTTTAGCATGGATCCTACAACTACACCAGTTTCGGCTCTTGCCCACAACCTGGTGCTGTCCCATGATGTCCAGGCTAAAGCGAGTCCCCGAGTCCACTTAGAGGTGAAGACGTCCCTTCACCTCAACTGTCCAGTAGCTGGAAACCTGCCTACTGCCTCCACGGTGGCCCAGAGGGAAGGGACACTCTTTGTGGGGCAACTAGAACCCAAATGACTGATAGATTTCTGCCAATCTATTAGCTTATCCGAGGTGCCCCCTGGTTAAAAAACagcttaagaaattagtgaattACCTTAATAAAATAATACCCGTACAGCCAGGATGCCCTCTGTTTCTGAGATgcccctggggtgggggagggaagccgGATATATCTGTACCCACCTTTCTTCCCACCCGGCATTAGGATCAGAGGGAGCCTGGTTTCCTTGTTCCTGGGGGACAGGGAGGAACTAGAGATTGATTCTCCATGTATGCCGGCCTCTGGCTCTCACCCCAAGAGCCTCGCGTGTGCTAGGCAAGGGCTATTTCACCTATCTACAGCCACAACTGGCTTCCCACACTGAGGGCTCTTACCTGTTTAAGAATATAGGGTCCCCAGGATGCCAACGACAATGTGCAGAGCTTGGGAAAGCCCTACAAGGAAGAAGTGGAAGGGCCAACCGCAGGGGCTTGTAAAGCACCACACCCCAAGTATATCCCTCAGACAGTCACCTGTCCTGTGGTCATCCAGGGGACCTAGAGATTGGGAGATCCAGTCCCAGCCCTTGGGGGCTTGCCACCTTAAGGTCATGTTCCCAGCTGCCCTGCTCCAGGATGCTTTGTGTTAAATGATCTTTCACCCAGCCTTCCAGTACCAGGCAGGGAAGACCCTATGGTATCCCAGAGTGGCACCTGCCCCAGGGTAGCAAGGCTAACAGTAACCACAAGGTACCAAAGTGcccttttttgttatttttgagacagggtttaccatgtagtcctggctgtcctgaaattcattccaggctgtccttgaattctgagatccatctacctctgcctcccaagtgctaggtttaaaggcacatgccaccgtGCCCAGCTTGTGGGTAATACTTCTTTATGCTGCAAaatgtgtgggaaaaaaaaaaatctgtagtacTCATGCCTGTAGTAAACGTGATGAATACCCTTCTCATCGACCAGACTTGTGCCCTGGCCCTCTGGACACCTCGCTGTCTTCCTGGGCAGCAGAGAACCTTAAGTCTCCAGCTTGAGCCTGTTCACTCACCCTGGCGTCAGTCACATCTCCaaaaggagtgggggggggggggaggggggaagaatgCCCAGGAAGGGTGTGGGTTGGGAACTCGAGATCCTGATGGAAGCTACAGCTGGGTCCCCACAGCTCCCTGAAGAATCTGTCCTGactgaggtttttctttttttttttgttggccaTGTTGACTTGACTTGGCATGGTCTCGGATCCCTGGACTATAAGGGACATGTATCCTTCTACACGGGCCGTGCATGGCTTTCCTCCTGTACACCTTGTAAGTTAGCTTTTCCAAAGCTGGGAAAGAGCTGAGGTGTCCGCCCTTACCACAGCTGGTCTATGGACGGCCAAGCTGGTGGAGACACCCCAAACTCTACTGGCTGCTTAAGGGCCTCTTAGCATAATCCTTGCCCTCGAGCCTCACTGACCCACCTTGTAGAGTGTTCTACACTAGGATGGACCTTTCTCttcaccctcttcttcctctttgtaaGCCCAAACCGCTTCAATTCTAGAAAGGCAGACATGATTTTTCCCACAAATTCCTTATCCCCGCCCTGGCTTTTAAGAGCCCTCTGGCTAGGCCTTCACTCACTTTTCTCACACAGGTTGTGTGTGccgacccccccaccccccagcctgtCTTTTGAAGGCCTACCACTTCTAGAAAGTCGCCCTTGACTGCCCTGGTCTGTGTTGTTTCTGAGTGAAACCCAGGGGCCTAGTGCGTATCTGACCAGTGGGCAGAGCTCTCCTTTGGGGAAGGGGTCAGGCTGTATCTGGTTTGATGCAGGATTAGCTCTCTCTGTATTAAGAGACCCAGAGAGAGCATGGATGTTCTTAGAGAAGGGTGGACCCCAGCTGGACTTTGCAGTGTGCCCAGGTGTCTTCCTGGGAGACGAGGGTGAGAGAAGTCACGTGTGCCTTCATTTTAAAGGCGGAGCGAGGACAGGCTGGTTACAGCTAGGGGACAGAAGAAACGTTGCAAAGGCAGAGCTTGTGGTCGTCTCTTCATGGTGTGCGCCTCAGACACAGACAAGGGAGACATGGTTTCATGTCTGACAGGCAGAGATGGGGCTGGAGGAGACAACGGGGTAGCTCACACCGGCTCTAGTCCGGTGGCAGCCAAGGTAAAGGGACACGACACCATGAAATGGTGTGGCAAAGCAAACAGTCGGTCCAGGTGGAGCCGCCTGTATCCAGGATGAGGTCTATACTGCCACCTGGCTGCTGGCTTTTGTATTGCAGTCTGGACGCAGGCTGAGCCCCGCCGCCAGGTACAGGTCTGCCTGGTATTTTCCAGGTTTTTGCGCATGTCCGCTCCAGATAGTCAGACCTCTCTGGCCATGGCTGCTTCATATCACCAGGATGCTCAGTTATAAAACCCCTTTCCTTTATTAGACCCGGCAGCCCCAACTCACCTGCCAGCAGATCCAAGGTGGGTTTCATTCTGGAGACTTGGGACCTTTTGTCATAGCATCCCTGGCTGCCCAGGCTGGGGGCTGAAGATCAG
This portion of the Arvicanthis niloticus isolate mArvNil1 chromosome 24, mArvNil1.pat.X, whole genome shotgun sequence genome encodes:
- the Rflna gene encoding refilin-A isoform X1, which produces MVGHLHLQAMGDTREQSRDGLLDSPDSGLPPSPSPSPPFYALSPGTLDTRATTETPAATSLFQNPPALEMRSRLLPVFFGESIEVDPEPAHEIRCNSEVTYASERYFRDKIFYVPVPTVTAYSETIVAAPNCTWRSYRSQLTLEPRPRALRFGSTAIIFPKLARSSFRTTLHCSLGQPRHWYSSSLQLRRCGDPAPSSGGPDVL
- the Rflna gene encoding refilin-A isoform X2, which produces MRSRLLPVFFGESIEVDPEPAHEIRCNSEVTYASERYFRDKIFYVPVPTVTAYSETIVAAPNCTWRSYRSQLTLEPRPRALRFGSTAIIFPKLARSSFRTTLHCSLGQPRHWYSSSLQLRRCGDPAPSSGGPDVL